From Pseudoalteromonas viridis, the proteins below share one genomic window:
- a CDS encoding response regulator codes for MRILITEDNLQLASFIQQAMTKEGYAADIATSAGRLHDQMALWHYDAIILDLGLPDKDGLDVIATLRGADNPIPVLILTARGSVDDRIAGLDLGADDYINKPFDIGELLARMRALLRRPSQYTGTLLSHGNLSLDPKSRRVTVEGENLSMGKTEVAILEYLLRHVGLTVGKDALYDAIYAMGFEVTDNALQVAVHRIRKKLDGTQAGVTIKTLRGIGYILA; via the coding sequence ATGCGCATTTTGATCACCGAAGATAACCTGCAACTGGCCAGCTTTATTCAGCAGGCCATGACTAAAGAAGGCTATGCCGCCGATATCGCGACCAGCGCAGGTAGACTGCATGATCAGATGGCCCTGTGGCACTACGATGCTATTATTCTGGACCTGGGTCTGCCTGATAAAGACGGACTGGATGTGATTGCCACATTGCGCGGGGCAGACAACCCAATCCCCGTTTTGATCTTAACGGCACGGGGTAGTGTTGATGACCGCATTGCCGGGCTGGACCTGGGCGCAGATGATTATATCAACAAGCCATTCGACATCGGTGAGTTGCTGGCGCGAATGCGTGCTTTATTGCGTCGCCCCAGCCAGTATACGGGCACCTTGTTATCTCATGGCAATCTTTCTCTTGACCCAAAATCTCGACGGGTGACTGTAGAAGGTGAAAATCTCTCCATGGGCAAAACCGAAGTGGCTATTCTGGAATATCTGCTGCGTCATGTAGGCCTTACGGTGGGCAAAGACGCACTGTACGATGCCATCTACGCCATGGGGTTTGAAGTGACCGATAACGCGTTACAGGTGGCGGTGCACCGCATCCGTAAAAAACTCGACGGCACGCAAGCTGGCGTGACCATTAAAACACTCCGCGGCATAGGGTACATACTGGCATGA
- a CDS encoding efflux RND transporter permease subunit — MSTPWFVNPRLILGLVCILCLAGIGGWFSAPEQEDPSFPYRNGLIVLNASGLEAQSLAQRYVRPLERVLAQVDEIQNYSAQVKHGAASLDIELKETVYNTDEVWQRIKEGVAPIRQSNPSLSITILDRVQDTQGIFLSVGSRGDLLQERQLAIALRDQLLTLSTVRNAQLVGDPGQQLAVAFAQQSMLQTGITPLQIAQRIAEANNIESVASITNDRANLNLSPVAQLDSVAELKNTLIATAQGQQLPLATLADIHYRTDPQARESFWVNGRQQVGVAVTLVPNRIRIAQAGEQVTQLVERFNHIHGADTVRVELFQPKWAKKRKDALMQSLMLSLVAIAVILFVFLSASGAASVCIAVVVITLTAVAAFSAMDGVLHQMTIAGLILSLGLMVDNCIVVAERFNRHVSSGAAPLQSAIHSITELWRPLCAATVTTVAAFLPMLMAKGSVADFIASIPVMVILCIVASYAIALTLVPLLNRYFPERRSQASRWQQQLQFKLEQSALALSQFTLQHKALTLVAAFGLCAGLMSLPQAEGEFFPKTNRNQAIVDVELPMGSHKSLTANTLNQIAEDINAHVNVERTLVFSGFSGPRFYYNLAQKPDESHIGRVVLSAQANTDMGQLIEQLNTRLQRDYPEAVLRARELGQGPPLESTVVMWLSGEDYGVLRQAGEDVFAVLNADPRFDKPGKAYSSAVPQLMMAFDQQRISQFGLTERQLNDYLAWRSAGLIMTHVSFNNEPTSVVLYDPHSSHDSIDMMNTGVLTPLLDKAVPVHALADPQIIGKQAVLARRNGVPVVKLISEVAPGVDEAELLTELTPVLTDIAERHGLELELGGEMAESDEANSALFKTLPLGALLLFIALILQFNSLRLTLLVMLSIPFAIIGAPAMLSLVQVPFGFMSVLGILALAGIVVNNAILLIDGTLLYVQAGQNTQAAIVLSVQNRVRPVIVTSVTTIVGMLPLTSASSPLWPPLAWAVIGGLLTSTILVLVVIPVLLSVLLPRRNKGLPEYKPSLGNTCTE; from the coding sequence ATGAGCACGCCCTGGTTTGTTAACCCACGTCTGATCCTGGGCCTTGTCTGCATTTTGTGTCTTGCCGGCATCGGAGGCTGGTTTAGTGCCCCTGAGCAGGAAGATCCCAGTTTCCCCTATCGCAATGGTCTGATTGTGCTCAATGCCAGTGGTCTGGAAGCACAATCACTGGCACAACGCTATGTGCGCCCGCTGGAGCGTGTTTTGGCACAGGTCGATGAAATCCAGAACTACAGCGCTCAGGTAAAGCATGGCGCAGCGTCGCTGGATATAGAACTAAAAGAAACCGTGTACAACACGGATGAGGTCTGGCAAAGGATCAAAGAAGGTGTTGCGCCAATCCGCCAGAGCAATCCATCGCTGTCCATAACCATCCTGGATCGTGTTCAGGACACCCAGGGGATTTTCTTGTCAGTTGGCAGCCGAGGAGATTTGCTACAGGAGCGACAACTTGCCATTGCGCTGCGCGATCAACTCCTGACGCTCAGTACGGTGCGCAATGCCCAGCTGGTGGGTGATCCGGGCCAGCAGCTGGCGGTGGCTTTTGCACAGCAATCCATGCTGCAAACCGGTATCACACCGCTACAGATTGCCCAGCGCATTGCCGAGGCGAATAACATAGAGTCGGTCGCCAGCATCACCAACGACCGGGCAAATCTGAATTTATCTCCCGTGGCGCAGCTTGATTCAGTCGCTGAGCTAAAAAACACGCTCATTGCAACGGCTCAGGGTCAGCAATTACCGCTGGCCACTTTGGCAGACATCCACTATCGCACCGATCCACAAGCCCGCGAGTCTTTTTGGGTCAATGGTCGGCAGCAAGTTGGGGTCGCGGTGACCCTGGTGCCTAACCGGATCCGCATTGCTCAGGCGGGAGAGCAGGTAACTCAGCTGGTTGAGCGCTTTAACCATATCCATGGTGCAGACACTGTAAGAGTCGAATTGTTCCAGCCGAAGTGGGCCAAAAAACGCAAAGATGCGTTGATGCAATCGTTAATGCTAAGCCTGGTTGCCATCGCCGTTATTTTGTTCGTTTTTTTGTCTGCCAGCGGGGCCGCCAGTGTGTGTATTGCGGTGGTGGTGATCACACTCACGGCTGTAGCGGCATTCAGTGCCATGGATGGCGTATTGCACCAGATGACGATTGCCGGGCTAATCTTGTCGTTAGGCCTGATGGTCGACAACTGCATTGTGGTTGCCGAGCGCTTTAATCGCCATGTGTCATCCGGAGCAGCTCCCTTACAGAGCGCTATACATAGTATCACTGAGTTGTGGCGCCCGTTGTGTGCAGCAACAGTTACCACGGTTGCCGCATTTTTACCTATGCTGATGGCCAAGGGCAGTGTGGCCGATTTTATCGCCAGTATTCCGGTGATGGTTATTTTATGCATTGTGGCCAGCTATGCTATTGCACTTACCCTAGTGCCATTACTTAATCGCTATTTTCCTGAGCGTAGATCTCAGGCCTCGCGTTGGCAGCAGCAACTGCAATTTAAATTAGAGCAAAGTGCATTGGCTTTGTCGCAGTTTACGCTGCAACATAAAGCGCTGACTCTGGTTGCGGCCTTTGGGCTGTGTGCCGGACTAATGTCGCTGCCGCAGGCAGAGGGCGAATTCTTTCCAAAAACCAACCGGAATCAGGCCATAGTAGATGTAGAGCTGCCCATGGGGAGCCACAAATCACTAACTGCAAACACGCTGAACCAAATTGCTGAGGACATCAATGCCCATGTGAACGTTGAGCGTACTTTAGTTTTCAGTGGTTTCTCTGGTCCGCGCTTTTATTACAACCTTGCCCAAAAGCCGGATGAAAGCCATATCGGCCGGGTGGTGCTGAGCGCACAAGCAAATACCGATATGGGCCAGCTGATTGAGCAGCTAAATACTCGTTTACAACGAGATTACCCAGAAGCAGTACTGCGTGCCCGGGAGCTGGGGCAGGGGCCGCCGCTGGAAAGCACAGTAGTGATGTGGCTGAGCGGTGAGGATTATGGCGTACTGCGCCAGGCTGGCGAAGACGTTTTTGCCGTGCTCAACGCCGATCCGCGTTTTGATAAACCTGGTAAAGCCTACTCAAGTGCTGTGCCACAGCTGATGATGGCGTTTGATCAACAGCGTATCAGCCAGTTTGGTCTGACTGAGCGTCAGCTCAATGATTATTTGGCCTGGCGTAGCGCGGGCTTAATCATGACGCACGTGAGCTTTAACAACGAGCCAACATCCGTTGTGTTGTACGACCCACATTCCAGCCATGACAGCATAGATATGATGAATACCGGTGTACTGACGCCCTTACTTGATAAAGCGGTGCCCGTGCATGCACTGGCAGATCCGCAGATAATTGGCAAGCAGGCGGTGTTGGCGCGCAGAAACGGAGTGCCTGTGGTTAAACTGATCAGCGAAGTGGCACCCGGTGTGGACGAGGCCGAATTATTGACAGAGCTTACGCCGGTGTTGACAGACATTGCTGAACGCCATGGCCTTGAGCTGGAGTTGGGAGGCGAAATGGCGGAATCAGATGAGGCGAACAGTGCATTGTTTAAAACCCTGCCGCTCGGCGCGCTGCTGCTTTTTATAGCCCTGATACTGCAATTTAACTCATTGCGTTTAACCTTACTGGTGATGCTGAGTATCCCGTTTGCCATCATTGGTGCTCCCGCTATGCTGAGCCTGGTGCAGGTGCCATTTGGGTTTATGTCGGTGCTAGGCATTCTCGCACTGGCCGGGATTGTAGTGAATAATGCTATCTTATTGATCGACGGCACTTTGTTATACGTACAAGCCGGGCAGAACACTCAGGCGGCAATTGTTTTATCGGTACAAAATCGGGTCCGCCCTGTTATAGTGACTTCGGTGACAACCATAGTGGGTATGTTGCCGCTAACCTCAGCCAGCAGTCCATTGTGGCCACCGCTGGCCTGGGCTGTGATTGGCGGCTTGCTCACATCGACCATTTTGGTGCTGGTGGTCATCCCGGTGCTGCTGAGCGTATTATTGCCCAGGCGCAACAAGGGCTTGCCAGAATACAAACCGAGTCTGGGTAACACATGCACGGAATAA
- a CDS encoding efflux RND transporter periplasmic adaptor subunit has protein sequence MSSKPLILLSLVAMLGCQDQQREAYVEAESNQPAIIHPTTVLPERVVDVPKKVFYGQIEGAEDTQLAALKSGRVEKLWVRAGQFVTRGTVLMELYDPEAYAILEQAQAERLRANAAYKNTRAEFERTEALVKRNLQTQSQLDKLRRDLDMAYQQVNKVQAELNAARNQLAELTISAPFDGVVSDLLVRQKEYAKAGQTVLNFQAADALHARFAIPEEVALTMAEQQKVKVFVPALEQTVQGQVVERALPLGSRSPFFFLKVQLETPNPDWMGLNAQLHIPLSDQPLYRLPGGVLHYDEASQPYVVLQSTPEQRQHVQVVTGRANHILVSSIDPLDSPALVFAHSRLSQSHTLNKE, from the coding sequence ATGTCTTCTAAACCCCTTATCCTGCTGAGTCTGGTAGCCATGCTTGGCTGTCAGGATCAGCAGCGCGAAGCGTATGTTGAGGCTGAATCTAATCAGCCCGCCATTATTCACCCCACCACTGTGTTGCCTGAACGAGTGGTGGATGTACCAAAAAAGGTATTTTACGGCCAGATAGAGGGGGCTGAAGACACTCAACTAGCCGCGCTAAAATCGGGCAGGGTAGAAAAACTCTGGGTGCGCGCCGGGCAGTTTGTAACGCGCGGCACAGTACTGATGGAACTGTACGACCCCGAGGCTTATGCCATACTGGAGCAGGCACAGGCGGAGCGTTTGCGGGCCAATGCGGCGTATAAAAATACCCGCGCAGAGTTTGAGCGCACCGAAGCGCTGGTAAAACGTAACCTGCAAACTCAGTCGCAGCTGGATAAGCTTCGTCGCGATCTGGACATGGCTTATCAGCAGGTAAACAAGGTACAGGCCGAGCTGAATGCTGCACGTAATCAGCTTGCCGAGCTAACCATTAGTGCGCCATTCGACGGGGTCGTGAGCGACCTTTTAGTGCGCCAAAAAGAGTACGCAAAGGCCGGGCAGACGGTACTGAATTTTCAGGCGGCTGATGCGCTGCATGCGCGCTTTGCCATCCCCGAAGAGGTTGCGCTTACCATGGCAGAGCAACAGAAGGTCAAGGTGTTTGTGCCAGCGCTTGAGCAAACTGTTCAGGGCCAGGTAGTTGAACGTGCGCTACCGCTGGGATCTCGCTCGCCGTTCTTTTTCCTCAAGGTTCAATTGGAAACGCCTAATCCAGACTGGATGGGTCTCAATGCCCAGTTACACATTCCATTATCCGATCAGCCTCTATACCGCTTACCAGGTGGTGTTTTGCATTATGACGAAGCCAGCCAGCCTTATGTGGTGCTGCAATCGACCCCTGAACAACGCCAGCATGTGCAGGTTGTGACGGGGCGAGCAAATCATATTCTGGTGAGCAGCATTGACCCGCTCGACTCACCGGCACTGGTATTTGCTCACAGCCGCCTGTCTCAAAGCCATACATTAAATAAGGAGTAA
- a CDS encoding MipA/OmpV family protein has translation MNKTVSLISLALMSFSALSDEQEPGIQWGVGAAVVSQDQGYTDVGNETILVPALAIQYGNFSLLGPRANYKVWQQDNIELSLVGQLRLDGYEEADGDIFLGMEDRDMSFDFGFEGELDTKIGEFGFSFMHDMTSTHEGYEASVSYGIPFTAGDGRIVPYVSASYLSEDLVDYYYGVLPNEQRAGRMAYVGDASMNFEVGVSSDWFFGKNHMIKADLSYTAYGSEIKDSPLIEQSGGAQLLLGYVYVF, from the coding sequence ATGAACAAAACAGTTTCTTTGATTTCTTTGGCACTTATGAGTTTTTCTGCCCTTTCTGATGAGCAAGAACCGGGTATTCAGTGGGGTGTTGGCGCGGCGGTGGTATCCCAGGATCAGGGTTACACGGATGTAGGTAACGAAACGATTTTAGTGCCCGCCCTCGCTATTCAGTATGGCAACTTTTCATTACTGGGTCCGCGCGCCAACTATAAAGTCTGGCAGCAGGACAATATTGAGCTGTCGCTTGTCGGTCAGTTGAGGTTGGATGGCTATGAAGAGGCCGACGGAGATATTTTCCTGGGAATGGAAGACAGAGATATGAGTTTTGACTTTGGTTTTGAAGGAGAGCTGGATACTAAAATCGGTGAGTTTGGCTTTTCTTTTATGCACGATATGACCAGCACGCATGAAGGGTATGAGGCAAGCGTAAGCTATGGCATACCGTTTACTGCGGGCGATGGCCGCATTGTGCCGTACGTGTCTGCCAGTTATCTCAGTGAAGATTTGGTTGACTATTACTATGGTGTTTTACCTAACGAGCAACGCGCAGGGCGTATGGCTTATGTCGGGGACGCCAGCATGAACTTTGAGGTGGGTGTCTCCAGTGATTGGTTTTTCGGCAAAAATCATATGATAAAGGCTGATCTGAGCTACACCGCTTACGGAAGTGAGATCAAAGACTCTCCACTGATTGAGCAATCTGGTGGCGCACAATTGTTGTTGGGGTATGTCTATGTCTTCTAA
- a CDS encoding DUF3291 domain-containing protein has translation MKLAQLNIALAKYPLDAPEIKEFVDNLDLVNGIAEESEGFIWRLKDDSGDANSIKLFDDPNMIVNMSVWENTDSLKNFMFRTGHRDFMRRKSEWFHRLAEDSYVLWWVEDGHIPTVQEALSRLQHLRENGDTPFAFTFKTNFMAADLDEFTLQSV, from the coding sequence ATGAAATTAGCACAGTTAAATATTGCGCTTGCCAAATACCCTTTGGATGCGCCAGAAATTAAAGAGTTTGTAGACAATCTGGATTTAGTGAATGGTATAGCAGAAGAAAGTGAAGGCTTTATCTGGCGTTTAAAAGACGATAGCGGTGATGCTAACAGTATTAAGCTGTTTGATGATCCAAACATGATAGTCAACATGTCTGTTTGGGAGAATACCGACTCACTCAAAAACTTTATGTTTCGTACGGGCCATAGAGATTTCATGCGTCGAAAAAGCGAATGGTTTCATCGACTGGCGGAAGATAGCTATGTGTTATGGTGGGTTGAAGACGGTCATATACCAACCGTACAGGAAGCTTTGTCTCGCCTTCAGCATTTGCGTGAAAACGGCGATACGCCATTTGCTTTTACATTTAAAACTAACTTTATGGCAGCAGACCTTGACGAGTTCACCTTACAAAGCGTGTAA
- a CDS encoding terminase codes for MSIKGIIKWQWEGYAKFHKSRSNLWLHIFAVPIFIAGSVLLFFTVFNFSVLLLVVSILLMAVSLAVQGIGHNEEALPPEPFTGPVNAVIRILLEQLYTFPKFVISGGWCAAYKNSKSSNKLSV; via the coding sequence ATGTCAATCAAAGGCATCATAAAATGGCAATGGGAAGGATACGCTAAGTTTCATAAGTCGCGTTCCAATTTGTGGCTGCATATTTTTGCAGTACCTATTTTTATAGCAGGTTCAGTATTATTGTTCTTTACGGTCTTCAATTTTAGTGTATTACTACTGGTAGTTTCTATTTTATTGATGGCGGTTTCGCTGGCGGTTCAAGGGATCGGCCATAACGAAGAAGCATTACCACCAGAGCCATTTACAGGCCCCGTAAATGCGGTTATTCGTATCTTATTGGAACAGCTGTATACGTTTCCCAAATTCGTCATATCTGGCGGTTGGTGTGCCGCGTATAAAAATAGTAAAAGCTCCAACAAGTTAAGTGTGTAG
- a CDS encoding M1 family metallopeptidase yields MFKRTVLSTAIFLSLTASANMGEDYRLAKVAKPIQQHVSLDVDPSKARFSGQTVIEIQVLEETQFIELNGLDYAIEFAKLLGDKQCDLKDTMLKTGKVKLACDTIIPKGKYTLKIAFDAPYNRQSVGLYKSIDRGVPYLFTQFQMSDARRAFPVFDEPEFKIPFQLTVTAPSSQKVYANTPVIKTSSNDGKTTHYFDKTPPLSSYLVALAVGPFEETPVENMPIPGNIVTPHGKIDLAHSAIKETPKILQALEQYFDIPYAYKKLDQVALPEFPYGAMENAGLITYREEILLIDPITQPRNEFNTHLYVIAHELAHQWYGNLVTLKWWNDMWLNEAFATWIGGKVVTKLYPELERDLLLPQHTAMLRDAMVTTKPIRKPINSSDDIMDGLGLAYTKGSAVLTMVEEWIGHETFQQGMRNYIKKYAFKNAEAKDLWSELEAVSKKDVPGVLGSFVSQSSFPLIDFTQSGKTITLSQTRFLPKGQKAKEQLWQVPVSIKYGDNKGNVATKRVLLTKQTQSVTLDFEPTWVYPNDNAIGYYLWSMPEAQYQAVLTQADKALNTREKLSLIETTKQLMDAGKINAYTLLASLNTFTNDPHPKVAAKALKGIVSNMRTFETEKNQSQWQSLISQKVSDTIERYGFEKQVGESGTVSELRAMVFKLAAFELQDPNIIAEAQKQTTQFFKDPSKVDPYLTNTYLEIAAYFGDQALLNQFKSTIEQTAIPSVRVKLLSALGYFNQQNLQAQVQSYLLTDKLTASDTPTVLRGLSYRPERKAKMNQWIFENFEQVAQRVPPYVVAYFPYISMPKCQEKGFKDIKSFYEAKVEAFPGISKSLPAAELRLNSCLSLQKRELASAERFLKQL; encoded by the coding sequence ATGTTTAAGCGCACTGTCTTATCTACTGCCATTTTTCTTTCTCTTACTGCATCGGCAAATATGGGCGAGGATTACCGCTTAGCCAAGGTTGCCAAACCTATACAACAACATGTTAGTTTAGATGTAGACCCATCTAAAGCGCGTTTTTCAGGGCAAACGGTCATTGAAATTCAGGTTTTAGAAGAGACTCAATTTATTGAATTGAATGGGCTAGATTACGCCATTGAATTTGCCAAACTACTCGGCGATAAGCAATGCGATCTAAAAGACACAATGTTGAAGACAGGTAAAGTGAAACTTGCTTGTGACACAATTATCCCAAAAGGGAAATACACCTTAAAAATTGCATTCGATGCACCTTATAATCGCCAAAGCGTTGGTCTTTATAAGTCAATAGACAGAGGCGTACCATACCTCTTTACACAGTTCCAAATGAGTGACGCAAGGCGCGCGTTCCCGGTATTTGATGAGCCTGAATTTAAAATCCCGTTTCAGCTCACAGTTACCGCTCCCTCTTCGCAAAAAGTTTATGCGAATACGCCCGTAATTAAAACCAGTTCAAACGATGGGAAAACAACGCACTACTTTGATAAAACACCGCCTCTGTCATCTTACTTAGTTGCACTGGCTGTCGGACCTTTTGAAGAAACACCCGTCGAAAACATGCCTATCCCGGGCAATATAGTAACACCACATGGAAAAATTGACCTTGCTCACTCTGCGATTAAAGAAACACCTAAAATACTTCAAGCATTAGAGCAGTACTTTGATATTCCATATGCATACAAAAAGCTAGATCAAGTCGCATTACCCGAGTTTCCTTATGGTGCAATGGAAAACGCGGGGTTAATTACCTACCGCGAAGAAATTCTACTTATTGACCCAATTACTCAGCCTCGCAATGAATTCAATACACATTTATACGTTATTGCACATGAACTCGCACATCAATGGTACGGTAACTTAGTGACCCTGAAATGGTGGAATGACATGTGGCTGAACGAAGCATTCGCCACTTGGATTGGTGGAAAAGTGGTCACCAAATTATACCCAGAGCTGGAACGTGACCTATTGCTACCGCAGCATACTGCCATGTTAAGAGATGCAATGGTCACTACAAAGCCTATTCGTAAGCCCATAAACAGCTCAGACGATATTATGGATGGACTGGGCCTTGCTTACACTAAAGGCAGTGCTGTACTGACTATGGTTGAAGAATGGATAGGCCATGAAACCTTCCAGCAAGGCATGCGTAATTACATCAAAAAATATGCCTTTAAAAATGCAGAAGCAAAAGATTTATGGTCTGAACTTGAAGCTGTCTCTAAAAAAGATGTTCCGGGTGTTTTAGGGTCTTTTGTCTCTCAATCATCCTTCCCTTTAATCGACTTTACTCAGTCGGGCAAAACTATCACACTGAGCCAGACTCGATTTTTACCAAAAGGTCAAAAAGCCAAAGAGCAACTTTGGCAAGTGCCGGTCTCTATCAAGTATGGTGATAATAAAGGCAATGTAGCTACAAAAAGAGTGCTGCTAACTAAGCAAACTCAGTCGGTTACACTCGATTTTGAACCTACCTGGGTGTACCCTAATGACAATGCCATTGGCTACTACTTATGGTCTATGCCAGAGGCGCAATATCAGGCTGTGTTGACACAGGCCGATAAAGCTTTAAACACGCGTGAGAAGCTCTCTTTAATTGAAACAACCAAGCAGCTTATGGATGCAGGTAAAATTAATGCCTATACCCTGCTCGCTTCTCTTAACACATTCACTAACGATCCCCATCCAAAGGTTGCGGCCAAGGCGTTAAAAGGGATTGTAAGTAATATGCGCACCTTCGAAACAGAAAAAAATCAATCTCAGTGGCAGTCTTTAATTTCTCAAAAAGTATCTGATACAATCGAGCGGTATGGCTTCGAGAAACAAGTTGGCGAGTCTGGTACGGTTTCCGAGCTAAGAGCAATGGTATTTAAGCTAGCGGCTTTTGAACTACAAGATCCCAACATTATCGCAGAAGCACAGAAGCAAACAACTCAGTTTTTTAAAGACCCCAGTAAAGTTGATCCTTATTTAACCAATACTTACCTTGAAATTGCGGCTTACTTTGGCGATCAGGCATTGCTCAACCAATTTAAATCAACAATTGAACAGACAGCTATTCCCAGTGTTCGCGTAAAGTTATTATCTGCTCTCGGTTACTTTAACCAGCAGAACCTTCAGGCCCAAGTACAAAGCTACTTATTAACAGATAAATTAACGGCATCAGATACGCCTACAGTACTGAGAGGATTAAGTTATCGCCCTGAACGAAAAGCAAAAATGAACCAGTGGATTTTTGAAAATTTTGAACAAGTTGCACAACGAGTTCCACCTTATGTAGTTGCTTATTTCCCGTATATTTCAATGCCAAAATGCCAGGAGAAAGGCTTTAAGGATATTAAGTCATTCTATGAAGCAAAAGTGGAGGCATTCCCTGGGATTAGTAAAAGTTTACCCGCAGCAGAACTCAGATTAAACTCTTGCTTATCTTTACAAAAAAGAGAGCTTGCTTCGGCTGAGCGCTTCTTAAAGCAGTTATAA
- a CDS encoding DUF1203 domain-containing protein — MKTDFRINGIDEHSFSELLSLNEQELENHNAKWITADTNPGYPCRVSLIEANIGERVLALPYLHHNADSPYRASGPIFVRENAIKAKLNINEIPEILRERLLSIRAYNKQQIMIHAEILQGSELEPGIRKQLLNHEVEYIHIHNANRGCFNCSVHRA, encoded by the coding sequence ATGAAGACTGATTTTAGAATTAATGGGATTGATGAGCACAGCTTTTCTGAACTTTTGAGTTTAAATGAGCAAGAATTGGAAAATCACAATGCCAAATGGATAACGGCCGATACGAACCCAGGTTACCCGTGTAGGGTTTCACTGATAGAAGCAAATATAGGGGAAAGGGTTTTAGCATTGCCCTATTTACATCATAACGCTGATTCACCTTATCGCGCATCTGGTCCGATTTTTGTTCGAGAAAATGCTATAAAAGCAAAGCTGAACATTAACGAAATACCTGAGATATTAAGAGAAAGACTGCTTTCCATAAGAGCTTATAATAAACAGCAAATTATGATTCATGCAGAGATATTGCAAGGCTCCGAATTGGAGCCCGGTATTAGAAAGCAGCTTTTAAACCATGAGGTTGAATACATACATATTCACAATGCTAATCGAGGTTGCTTTAACTGTAGTGTACATCGAGCATAA
- a CDS encoding VOC family protein → METKDKIVFPDMQLSHIELYVQDLTKMENFYTSKLGFVVTDRGEGQNGMVFLSRSLEEHHQIVLSPVQSRRNVESPVDHISFRVKGINELKRFNSSLKSISGISVQTVSHGTTWSIYFRDPENNRFEIFTDTPWHVNQPCKFAVNLELSEEDLIKFTENEIRNMQGFSPKSEWKIVHKNSLGTFG, encoded by the coding sequence ATGGAAACTAAGGATAAAATTGTTTTTCCAGACATGCAGTTGAGCCATATTGAATTGTATGTTCAAGACTTAACAAAGATGGAAAATTTTTATACGAGTAAATTAGGCTTTGTCGTCACTGATAGGGGGGAAGGTCAAAATGGTATGGTTTTTTTAAGCCGTAGCTTGGAAGAGCACCATCAAATTGTTTTAAGTCCAGTGCAATCGCGAAGGAATGTTGAAAGTCCAGTAGATCATATTTCTTTTAGAGTGAAAGGTATTAATGAGTTGAAGCGTTTCAATTCATCATTAAAGTCAATATCAGGAATTAGTGTACAAACCGTATCTCACGGCACTACCTGGTCCATATATTTTCGTGATCCTGAAAACAATAGATTTGAAATTTTCACAGATACACCATGGCATGTTAATCAACCTTGTAAGTTTGCTGTAAATTTAGAGTTATCTGAGGAAGATCTGATTAAGTTCACGGAGAATGAGATCAGAAATATGCAAGGTTTTTCCCCAAAAAGTGAATGGAAAATAGTGCATAAAAATAGTTTAGGTACGTTTGGTTAG
- a CDS encoding SUKH-3 domain-containing protein gives MDTEEYITKLFVDAGWHEGRKIEGKNQASNSSSAAHKNAVAVLAEFGGLDVGEVGSGRDLSASDISFRTEAFDFGNEFHNYWQNLDMSLFAFASAHHDHMLLLVDDENNFYIFTDPDEQLYKVGSFKETMKRVLLGINYGAALEKA, from the coding sequence ATGGATACAGAAGAATATATAACCAAATTATTTGTCGATGCCGGGTGGCATGAAGGCCGAAAAATTGAGGGTAAAAATCAGGCCTCAAATTCATCTAGTGCTGCCCATAAAAATGCGGTTGCCGTACTGGCTGAATTTGGTGGTCTCGATGTGGGGGAGGTCGGCTCAGGGCGGGATCTATCCGCCAGTGACATATCGTTCAGAACCGAGGCGTTTGATTTTGGAAATGAGTTCCACAACTATTGGCAAAATCTAGATATGTCTTTGTTTGCTTTTGCTTCAGCACATCACGACCATATGCTGCTACTAGTTGATGACGAAAATAACTTTTACATATTTACTGATCCTGATGAGCAGCTCTATAAAGTAGGCAGCTTCAAAGAAACAATGAAAAGGGTATTGCTGGGTATCAATTATGGTGCAGCGCTTGAAAAAGCCTAA